One window from the genome of Sesamum indicum cultivar Zhongzhi No. 13 linkage group LG15, S_indicum_v1.0, whole genome shotgun sequence encodes:
- the LOC105177265 gene encoding polypyrimidine tract-binding protein homolog 1 isoform X2: MSTSGQPQFRYTQTPSKVLHLRNLPWECMEEELVELCRPFGKIVNTKCNVGANRNQAFVEFVDLNQAINMVTYYASSSEPARIRGKTVYIQYSNRHEIVHNKSPGDVPGNVLLVTIEGVEAGDVSIDVIHLVFSAFGFVHKIATFEKAAGFQALIQYSDVQTASTARDSLDGRSIPRYLLPSHVNDCHLRISYSAHTDLNIKFQSHRSRDYTNPYLPVNPTAMEGFLQPAVGADGKKMEFESNVLLASIENMQYAVTVDVLHTVFSAFGTVQKIAIFEKNGATQALIQYPDITTAAAAKNALEGHCIYDGGYCLQ, translated from the exons ATGTCCACGTCGGGCCAGCCGCAGTTTCGGTACACGCAGACGCCGTCCAAAGTCCTCCACCTCCGGAATCTTCCATGGGAGTGCATGGAAGAGGAGCTTGTGGAGCTCTGCAGACCCTTCGGCAAGATCGTAAACACCAAGTGCAACGTCGGGGCTAATAGAAATCAGGCTTTTGTCGAATTC GTAGATCTGAACCAGGCAATTAATATGGTTACCTATTATGCTTCATCTTCAGAGCCTGCCCGCATTCGTGGCAAAACTGTGTACATTCAATACTCAAACAGGCATGAAATAGTTCACAACAAAAGTCCTGGTGATGTTCCAGGAAATGTTTTGCTTGTTACCATTGAGGGTGTTGAAGCTGGTGATGTCAGCATTGATGTCATTCACTTG gtATTCTCGGCTTTCGGTTTTGTGCACAAGATTGCTACATTTGAAAAAGCTGCTGGTTTCCAG GCTTTAATTCAGTATAGTGATGTTCAGACTGCATCTACAGCAAGGGACTCATTAGATGGTAGAAGTATACCGAG ATACCTTCTTCCAAGTCATGTAAATGACTGTCATTTACGCATCTCGTACTCTGCTCATACAGACTTGAATATTAAGTTTCAATCCCATCGAAGCAG GGATTATACAAATCCATATCTTCCTGTTAATCCTACTGCAATGGAGGGTTTTCTTCAG CCTGCTGTTGGGGCTGATGGTAAGAAGATGGAGTTCGAGAGCAATGTTCTGCTTGCTTCTATTGAGAATATGCAATATGCCGTCACGGTTGATGTTCTTCACACA GTATTTTCTGCATTTGGAACTGTGCAAAAGATTGCGATATTTGAGAAGAATGGTGCAACTCAAGCGCTAATCCAGTATCCGG ATATCACAACTGCAGCAGCTGCAAAAAACGCTTTAGAGGGGCATTGCATATATGATGGTGGCTACT GCTTACAGTGA
- the LOC105177268 gene encoding pentatricopeptide repeat-containing protein At5g15300: MIRKTTTSKSSVFHQRSSLWRNCTNHRALKQIHACLIVNGFNSDRSALRELVYAAAIAFQTTIDYAHQMFVRIIEPDLFMWNTMLRGSAQSSRPQLAVSLYARMEKLFIQPDHYTFPFVLKACARLSWVNMGCVIHGKLAKHGFEWNKFARNALIYFHANCGEIKIASLLFDGSARKDVVAWSALTAGYARRGELHMARWLFDAMPVKDLVSWNVMITVYIKQGEMECAMELFNLVPKRDVVTWNAMISGYVLKGEHRKALEMYEEMRNAGECPDEVTMLSLLSACANLGALDTGEKIHCSISEMGEGVLSIFLGNALIDMYAKCGNIKKALAVFHCMIEKDATSWNSIIVGLAFSGYMEKAISLFEDMRKRKLRPDEITFVGVLIACSHAGKVDEGRAYFNLMKDVYNIQPNLKHYGCMVDLFGRAGLLNEAFEFIDTMEFEPNAIIWRTILGACRIHCNVELGRRANEQLLKLRRDESGDYVLLSNIYASSGEWCGVEDVRKLMEERGVKKAQGFSLVDEENDELVRFLLSSKPQTKATECIL, translated from the coding sequence ATGATCAGGAAAACTACCACATCAAAGAGCTCCGTCTTCCATCAGCGCTCGTCCCTGTGGCGCAACTGTACGAATCACAGAGCCCTGAAGCAAATCCATGCTTGCTTGATCGTCAATGGCTTCAATTCCGATCGCTCTGCTCTTAGAGAACTCGTCTACGCGGCGGCGATTGCTTTCCAGACCACCATTGACTATGCCCACCAAATGTTTGTCAGAATTATCGAACCGGACCTGTTTATGTGGAACACCATGCTTAGAGGCTCAGCTCAGAGCTCCAGACCTCAGTTGGCCGTTTCGCTCTATGCCCGGATGGAAAAACTCTTCATTCAACCTGATCACTACACTTTTCCTTTCGTACTCAAGGCGTGTGCGAGGCTTTCCTGGGTTAACATGGGCTGCGTGATACATGGGAAGCTAGCGAAACATGGGTTTGAGTGGAATAAGTTTGCGAGGAATGCCCTGATCTACTTTCACGCGAATTGTGGCGAAATAAAGATTGCGAGCTTGTTGTTTGATGGCTCCGCGAGGAAAGATGTTGTCGCTTGGTCTGCTTTGACGGCGGGATATGCAAGGAGGGGGGAATTGCACATGGCGAGGTGGTTGTTTGATGCAATGCCGGTGAAGGATTTGGTTTCTTGGAATGTTATGATCACGGTGTACATAAAGCAAGGCGAGATGGAGTGTGCAATGGAGTTGTTTAATTTGGTTCCTAAAAGAGATGTTGTGACTTGGAATGCAATGATTTCCGGTTATGTGCTCAAGGGAGAGCATCGAAAGGCGCTGGAGATGTACGAGGAGATGAGAAATGCAGGGGAATGTCCTGATGAAGTAACAATGTTGAGCCTTTTGTCAGCGTGTGCAAACTTAGGAGCTTTAGATACTGGAGAGAAGATTCATTGCTCCATCTCGGAGATGGGCGAGGGAGTGTTGAGCATTTTTCTTGGGAATGCACTTATTGACATGTATGCGAAATGCGGCAACATAAAGAAGGCACTCGCTGTATTTCATTGCATGATAGAGAAGGACGCTACATCATGGAACTCTATAATTGTGGGATTGGCTTTTAGTGGTTACATGGAAAAGGCCATTTCTCTTTTTGAAGATATGAGGAAAAGGAAGTTGAGGCCTGACGAGATAACTTTTGTTGGGGTATTGATTGCTTGTAGTCATGCTGGGAAAGTCGATGAGGGCCGTGCTTACTTCAACTTGATGAAAGATGTATATAACATTCAGCCAAATCTAAAGCATTATGGATGCATGGTAGATTTGTTTGGGCGGGCTGGGCTTCTGAATGAAGCATTTGAGTTCATTGACACAATGGAGTTTGAACCCAATGCCATTATTTGGAGAACAATCCTTGGAGCCTGTCGAATCCATTGTAATGTTGAGCTGGGGAGACGTGCTAATGAACAGCTGCTCAAATTGAGACGGGATGAAAGTGGTGACTATGTGCTACTGTCGAACATATATGCTTCAAGTGGTGAGTGGTGTGGAGTTGAAGATGTAAGGAAATTGATGGAAGAAAGAGGGGTGAAGAAAGCACAGGGGTTCAGCTTGGttgatgaagaaaatgatgaactCGTCCGCTTTTTGCTTAGTTCAAAACCTCAAACAAAAGCAACAGAATGTAtactttga
- the LOC105177265 gene encoding polypyrimidine tract-binding protein homolog 1 isoform X1, with the protein MSTSGQPQFRYTQTPSKVLHLRNLPWECMEEELVELCRPFGKIVNTKCNVGANRNQAFVEFVDLNQAINMVTYYASSSEPARIRGKTVYIQYSNRHEIVHNKSPGDVPGNVLLVTIEGVEAGDVSIDVIHLVFSAFGFVHKIATFEKAAGFQALIQYSDVQTASTARDSLDGRSIPRYLLPSHVNDCHLRISYSAHTDLNIKFQSHRSRDYTNPYLPVNPTAMEGFLQPAVGADGKKMEFESNVLLASIENMQYAVTVDVLHTVFSAFGTVQKIAIFEKNGATQALIQYPDITTAAAAKNALEGHCIYDGGYCKLHLSYSRHTDLNVKAYSDKSRDYTIPLSLAMQQTPGVPTTVAGLQNPPAASAVPGVGYTSGGMVQAQTPMPPVSSWNPATVASAPTFMSVSSTFADQAYASAPLPAYAAAAISPLTSTVAQPNHIASGIPQIRDAQPLHQPNVLPGGISLPSQSPYYGS; encoded by the exons ATGTCCACGTCGGGCCAGCCGCAGTTTCGGTACACGCAGACGCCGTCCAAAGTCCTCCACCTCCGGAATCTTCCATGGGAGTGCATGGAAGAGGAGCTTGTGGAGCTCTGCAGACCCTTCGGCAAGATCGTAAACACCAAGTGCAACGTCGGGGCTAATAGAAATCAGGCTTTTGTCGAATTC GTAGATCTGAACCAGGCAATTAATATGGTTACCTATTATGCTTCATCTTCAGAGCCTGCCCGCATTCGTGGCAAAACTGTGTACATTCAATACTCAAACAGGCATGAAATAGTTCACAACAAAAGTCCTGGTGATGTTCCAGGAAATGTTTTGCTTGTTACCATTGAGGGTGTTGAAGCTGGTGATGTCAGCATTGATGTCATTCACTTG gtATTCTCGGCTTTCGGTTTTGTGCACAAGATTGCTACATTTGAAAAAGCTGCTGGTTTCCAG GCTTTAATTCAGTATAGTGATGTTCAGACTGCATCTACAGCAAGGGACTCATTAGATGGTAGAAGTATACCGAG ATACCTTCTTCCAAGTCATGTAAATGACTGTCATTTACGCATCTCGTACTCTGCTCATACAGACTTGAATATTAAGTTTCAATCCCATCGAAGCAG GGATTATACAAATCCATATCTTCCTGTTAATCCTACTGCAATGGAGGGTTTTCTTCAG CCTGCTGTTGGGGCTGATGGTAAGAAGATGGAGTTCGAGAGCAATGTTCTGCTTGCTTCTATTGAGAATATGCAATATGCCGTCACGGTTGATGTTCTTCACACA GTATTTTCTGCATTTGGAACTGTGCAAAAGATTGCGATATTTGAGAAGAATGGTGCAACTCAAGCGCTAATCCAGTATCCGG ATATCACAACTGCAGCAGCTGCAAAAAACGCTTTAGAGGGGCATTGCATATATGATGGTGGCTACTGTAAGCTTCATCTATCATACTCTCGTCATACTGATCTCAATGTGAAG GCTTACAGTGATAAGAGCCGAGATTACACTATCCCATTATCACTTGCAATGCAACAAACTCCTGGAGTCCCCACCACGGTTGCAGGATTGCAGAACCCTCCAGCTGCATCAGCAGTCCCTGGTGTTGGGTATACTTCTGGTGGTATGGTGCAGGCTCAAACTCCAATGCCACCGGTGTCCTCATGGAACCCAGCTACAGTAGCAAGCGCACCAACATTTATGTCTGTTTCGAGCACATTTGCTGACCAAGCATATGCTTCAGCCCCTCTTCCTGCTTATGCAGCTGCAGCTATTTCTCCTCTAACCTCAACCGTTGCTCAACCCAACCATATTGCCTCTGGGATTCCGCAGATTAGAGATGCTCAGCCTTTGCACCAGCCAAATGTGCTTCCTGGTGGGATTTCACTTCCCAGTCAATCCCCTTATTATGGTTCCTGA
- the LOC105177269 gene encoding NAC domain-containing protein 79: MEQLAGFDTNDEPVELPPGFRFHPTDEELITHYLSPKVVDCSFVTKAIGEVDLNKVEPWELPWKAKMGEKEWYFFCVRDRKYPTGLRTNRATDAGYWKATGKDKEIFRAKILVGMKKTLVFYRGRAPRGEKTNWVMHEYRLEGKHSMHNLPKPAKNEWVICRIFKKSSGGKKVHISGLVRSSDDSKSSDLPPLTDLSSDENHIRSTSAGEGSYVTCFSNPTENPGHQSNPPFLNKSDILPFPFIFPKASPPNSVFSSQVIPCTENSNVQQPLMVQDQSTLRLLLDNNCSSAKQNAKAEFPSAMSYHDQVGFPAYEDQEFPIISAAPMDLDCLWNY; encoded by the exons ATGGAACAGTTGGCCGGTTTTGACACAAACGACGAGCCAGTCGAATTGCCACCAGGTTTCCGGTTCCACCCGACCGACGAAGAGCTCATAACTCATTACTTATCTCCTAAAGTAGTTGACTGCAGCTTCGTCACCAAAGCCATCGGAGAGGTGGACCTCAACAAAGTTGAACCTTGGGAATTGCCAT GGAAGGCGAAAATGGGAGAGAAGGAGTGGTATTTTTTCTGTGTAAGAGACAGGAAGTATCCGACAGGTCTGAGGACGAATAGAGCTACTGATGCTGGATACTGGAAGGCAACTGGAAAAGATAAGGAGATTTTCAGGGCCAAAATCTTGGTTGGAATGAAAAAGACTTTGGTTTTCTACAGAGGAAGAGCTCCTAGAGGGGAAAAGACTAACTGGGTTATGCATGAGTACAGATTGGAGGGAAAGCATTCCATGCATAACCTCCCCAAACCTGCTAAG AACGAATGGGTGATTTGTAGAATCTTTAAGAAGAGTTCAGGAGGGAAAAAGGTGCATATATCAGGACTTGTGAGGAGCAGCGATGATTCCAAGTCGTCGGATTTGCCTCCACTCACGGACTTGTCATCTGATGAAAATCACATAAGAAGTACAAGCGCTGGTGAGGGATCTTACGTGACCTGCTTCTCCAACCCAACGGAGAACCCGGGACATCAATCCAACCCTCCTTTCCTCAACAAGTCTGATATTTTGCCCTTcccatttatttttcctaagGCTTCCCCTCCTAATTCAGTATTCTCGTCCCAAGTAATTCCATGTACAGAAAACTCCAACGTCCAGCAACCCCTTATGGTGCAAGATCAGTCGACGCTACGGCTGTTGCTCGACAACAATTGCTCGAGCGCCAAGCAAAATGCTAAAGCTGAATTCCCCTCTGCCATGTCCTATCATGATCAAGTGGGATTTCCTGCTTACGAGGATCAAGAATTCCCTATTATCTCTGCAGCTCCAATGGACCTTGACTGCTTGTGGAACTACTGA
- the LOC105177266 gene encoding KH domain-containing protein At4g18375 — translation MAGQRSNYGKRSHSQSDYSESGGNKRRNSGNDKDPFSIGPDDTAYRYLCPGKKIGSIIGRGGEIVKQLRVETKAKIRIGESVPGCEERVVTIYSSSEETNDFEGADGRVCPAQDALFKVHERIVADDAAVEEDSEDVPQVTVRLLVPSDQIGCIIGKGGQIVQNIRSDTGAQIRIVKDDHLPTCALSSDELVQISGDASVVKKALYQIASRLHDNPSRSQHLLSSSVPTVFSSGSSVLGAAAGAPIMGLTPLIGPYGGYKGESADWPRSLYSAPRGDTSSKDFSLRLVCPTANIGGVIGKGGMIINQIRQDSGAVIKVDSSAAEGDDCVISISAKEVFEDSFSPAIDAALRLQPRCSEKVERDSGLVSFTTRLLVPTSRIGCLIGKGGSIISEMRKVTKANIRILSKENLPKVASEDDEMVQISGDLDVAKDALIQVTSRLRANLFEKEGAVSTFLPVLPYLPMSTDGGENLKYESRDTKSRGRGYSYSGGYGGSTDLPPVDPYGSYGGVQSGSGSSAYGAYGSYSSSRSVGSGLSGRNPVSRGRTYDY, via the exons aTGGCTGGTCAGCGAAGCAACTATGGCAAGCGATCTCATTCTCAGTCTGACTACTCCGAAAGTGGgggaaacaaaagaagaaattccgGAAATGATAAAGACCCATTCTCTATTGGGCCCGATGATACTGCGTACCGTTACCTGTGCCCAGGAAAGAAGATTGGAAGTATTATTGGAAGAGGAGGGGAGATTGTCAAGCAACTACGAGTAGAAACAAAAGCAAAGATCAGAATTGGTGAGTCTGTGCCAGGATGTGAAGAAAGAGTTGTCACTATATACAGTTCTAGCGAGGAAACAAATGATTTTGAAGGAGCGGATGGCCGTGTATGTCCTGCTCAAGATGCCCTTTTTAAGGTGCATGAGAGAATTGTTGCTGATGATGCTGCAGTAGAGGAGGACTCAGAAGACGTCCCACAAGTCACTGTTCGACTTCTAGTACCATCTGATCAGATTGGGTGTATCATTGGAAAGGGTGGACAGATAGTTCAAAACATTCGCAGTGATACTGGGGCACAGATTCGCATTGTAAAGGATGATCATTTGCCAACGTGTGCGTTGAGTTCAGATGAACTCGTACAG ATATCTGGTGATGCTTCTGTGGTGAAGAAAGCTCTTTATCAGATTGCATCCCGACTTCATGACAATCCATCTCGATCTCAGCACCTGCTTTCTTCTTCTGTTCCTACTGTCTTCAGTTCTGGTAGTTCGGTTTTAGGGGCGGCTGCTGGTGCTCCTATAATGGGATTAACTCCACTGATAGGGCCCTATGGAGGGTACAAGGGTGAGAGTGCGGACTGGCCTCGGTCTCTGTACTCAGCTCCAAGGGGTGACACATCTTCAAAAGATTTTTCACTTCGTTTGGTTTGCCCGACCGCTAATATTGGAGGTGTCATCGGCAAGGGTGGcatgataattaatcaaatacgACAAGATTCTGGGGCAGTTATTAAAGTTGATAGTTCAGCTGCTGAGGGAGATGATTGTGTGATATCTATCTCTGCAAAAgag GTTTTTGAAGATTCATTTTCTCCAGCAATAGACGCTGCTCTGCGCTTGCAGCCCAGGTGCAGCGAGAAAGTTGAAAGAGACTCTGGTCTTGTTTCATTCACCACACGACTACTTGTTCCTACTTCTCGAATTGGCTGTCTTATTGGGAAAGGAGGGTCCATAATTTCAGAGATGAGGAAAGTCACAAAGGCCAATATCCGCATACTCTCCAAAGAAAATCTGCCTAAAGTTGCCTCTGAAGATGATGAGATGGTGCAG ATTTCTGGAGACCTTGATGTTGCTAAAGACGCTCTTATACAAGTAACTTCACGCTTGAGGGCCAATCTCTTTGAAAAGGAAGGTGCTGTTTCTACTTTTCTGCCTGTTCTCCCATATCTTCCTATGTCAACAGATGGTGGAGAAAACTTGAAGTATGAAAGTAGAGATACTAAGAGCCGTGGACGTGGGTATTCTTACTCTGGTGGATATGGTGGTTCTACTGATTTGCCTCCTGTGGATCCCTATGGTAGCTATGGTGGTGTTcag AGTGGTAGTGGCAGCTCTGCTTATGGTGCTTATGGGAGTTATTCATCTAGTCGTTCTGTTGGTTCTGG GTTATCTGGGCGAAACCCTGTTTCACGTGGGAGAACCTATGACTACTAA
- the LOC105177354 gene encoding casparian strip membrane protein 1 encodes MPKKVRDSEQEENEQEGGDEVSEEAAPKTPPNRGISKLDFVMRIVAAISIMGSAIAVGTANHTLSFFNQFIRFKTQYQDLPTFTFFVVSNVIATAYLILSLALSVFHMLKSGAKVTRTVLIILDMIILSLLTAGASAAAAITHLAHKGNVQANWSAICQQYNSFCERVSGSLVGSFIGILVLMLLIVLSAVALSR; translated from the exons ATGCCTAAGAAAGTGAGGGACAgtgaacaagaagaaaatgagCAAGAAGGAGGTGATGAGGTCTCTGAGGAAGCCGCTCCCAAGACTCCTCCTAATAGAGGGATATCAAAGCTCGACTTCGTCATGAGAATCGTTGCTGCTATCAGTATTATGGGAAGTGCCATTGCGGTAGGAACGGCTAATCATACACTTTCTTTCTTCAACCAATTCATTCGTTTCAAGACTCAGTACCAGGATCTTCCCACTTTCAc GTTCTTTGTGGTTTCAAATGTTATAGCAACTGCGTACCTCATTCTTTCTCTCGCACTATCAGTATTTCACATGTTGAAGAGTGGAGCAAAAGTGACGAGGACTGTGTTAATCATACTTGACATG ATAATTCTGTCTCTTTTGACGGCTGGGGCTTCTGCTGCGGCTGCCATCACTCACTTAGCCCACAAGGGCAATGTTCAGGCCAACTGGTCCGCTATCTGTCAGCAGTATAACTCCTTCTGCGAGCGAGTCTCTGGCTCTTTAGTTGGATCCTTCATAGGAATTCTTGTGCTTATGCTGCTGATAGTGTTGTCTGCTGTGGCCCTCTCCCGATAG
- the LOC105177353 gene encoding casparian strip membrane protein 1, translated as MAAAGSELGAKEVGSVLRSHKGAGRGVAILDFILRLVGIVATLASAIAMATTNESLPFFTQFIRFRAKYNDLPTFTFFVAANSVVCAYLVLSLALSIFHIVRSSAQNSRVVLIFFDTGMLGLLSAGASASAAIVYLAHKGNTRANWFAICQQFNSFCQRTSGSLIGSFGGMIVLVLLILMSAANLSRSR; from the exons ATGGCTGCAGCGGGGTCTGAGCTTGGTGCCAAGGAGGTGGGTTCAGTCCTGAGAAGTCATAAGGGTGCGGGCCGTGGAGTCGCCATTCTGGATTTCATCCTCAGACTTGTTGGAATTGTTGCCACCTTGGCAAGTGCTATTGCTATGGCAACAACCAACGAGTCACTCCCCTTTTTCACTCAGTTCATCAGGTTCAGGGCCAAGTACAATGATCTCCCCACCTTCAC GTTCTTCGTAGCCGCGAACTCTGTCGTGTGCGCTTACTTAGTTCTTTCTCTAGCGCTATCCATCTTCCACATCGTAAGGAGCAGCGCACAGAACAGCAGGGTGGTCTTGATTTTCTTCGACACG gGAATGCTGGGGCTGTTGAGTGCTGGAGCATCAGCATCAGCAGCAATAGTATACTTGGCGCACAAGGGGAACACTCGAGCCAACTGGTTTGCCATTTGCCAGCAGTTCAATTCTTTCTGTCAGCGAACTTCGGGTTCTCTGATTGGATCCTTTGGAGGGATGATTGTTCTGGTACTCTTGATTTTGATGTCGGCTGCAAATCTCTCGCGCAGCCGTTGA